Genomic DNA from Actinomycetota bacterium:
AGCTCGGTGATGGTTTCCTGCTCGATCGGGACGTCCGACATGATCTGGCCGTGCACCAGCGTGTCGCCGGAGCGCACGAGGATCGTGCTCAGGTAGGTCCTCTGCTCGTCGACTGTCAGCGTCGCCTGCGTGGCGACCCGGTCGTCCCCCACCCTTCCGATATCCACGAGCTCGCCCGGGGTGTAGGTCTGGATCTGCCCGTCGCTGCCTACCGCCTCCACCGGTTCGCACTCCTCCGGCTTCTTCCGGACGTTCCCGACCAGCTCCTTGGCGTCCGACCCGTCCATCGCCACCACGACCTCCGACACCGCCGCCACGTCGCCCACGAAGGCGGCCGCCAGGCGGTTGGCAAAGCCGGCCGGCTGGGGGACCACGGTGCCGCACACTCCTCGCAGCTCGGGACCCTGGTAGTCGGGCAGCTCCAACGGGGATAGCCGGCGCATCGCCCCGAGGCCGGGGACCTTCAACAGGTCGACCGCCCTCACGATGCCGAGCTCCAGCTCCTGGCTCTTCACGGGTTCGGGCTCCCCGCCCCGTCCCGGCGGCCTGCACGCGGCGGCCACGCAAAGTAGCAGGACCAACGCGGGCATAACCAACCTGGGGTTCTTCATGTACATATCCTGCCACCGATAGCGTCCGGAGCATAGCGAAAACTTACAGCGACGGCCTCAGCTCACGAAGTACTGCCTCTGGTGCGATCGCTCGGTGTCACCGAAGTACCCTTTCCACCAGTCGTCCATGCGCAGGTGGCTCGGCGGGGTGTCGGAGGTCTTGGCGTTCTTGGAGGCCGCCCACTCCCGGAATGCAAAGTGGTTGTACATCCGCATGAACTCGCCTAGGTAGATCTCGGCGACCCGCTTGTTGCCCCTGATCACCAGCATGTTCTCGTCGTTGTCGGTGGTCGACGATGCGCTGAAGTTCGCCGAACCGGTCACCACAATCGGATCCGGGCCGAGGGGGTCGATGAGCATGTACTTGGTGTGGAGGTACTGGACCGCATGGTTCAGGCCGGAGAGCCGCTCCTCCAGCCACCGGTCGAACAGGTTCAGCTGCAGGTGGGCGCCGACAGCAAAGCGGTTCTCCGGCCGGAAGCGGAGCCTGGCGATGGCCTTCTCGGCGGCATCCCTGTCGGGCCCGGCCTTCATCGGCCGGACCGTCTTCTCCAGCAGGGCGTAGCGCATGTTCGCCTTGCTGCTCCGGTACACCTCCTGGAACCCCTCGTGCATCCCGAAGGCGAAAGTGGCGAACAGGCCGTCCTTCGCACCTGCGGCCAGGGAGATGTACCAGTCGAGCGCCTGGAGGCTGTCCCGCGGGCTGAAGATCGGCGTGGTCCCCACCGGCGGGAGACCGGCAGGCACGGGGAATTCGGTCACCAGAGCCGGTTTCAGCTGCTTGGAGCCCGGGTCGGCTGCGAGCAGGTCCCAGTAGCGGTGGTACGCCTTGGCGGTAGCCGGCTCCTGGACTATGTGGACCCCATTCGAGTGCCCGAAGATGCCTCCGGCCGTGAAGTTGGTCCCGCCGGTGAGGACCGAGGTGGGCTCCCCTCCCTCCAACAGGACGATGAACTTGTTGTGGGTCAGCTCGCTGGCGTTGGACTCCCGGGGGAAGCACAGGTCGTCGATGCCGGCCGCCTTCACCGCCGCCGCGTTCTTGGCGCCCGGAGTCTTCTTCCGGTGGTCGTAGACGATCTTCACGTCCACGCCCCGTTTGCGTGCATCGTCCAGAACCTTCAGGAACGGCTGGTAATGGAACTCGTAGGCGCAAACCCGCAGCCCGAATCCGGGGCCGGTCGCCTGGTCGACGAAGCCGGTCATCGCCTCGTACAACCCTCTGGACAGCCAGTCGAAGGCCGCCTTGCCGACCTCGTCGGGCTTTCGGTTGCCGAAACGCCGGGCGTACTCCTGGGAGGCGCCGGCCCCCCGGTTGAAGTAGACGTCGTGCGTGCCGCCTTCGGGGGTCTCGGTCTGGATGCGAACCGTGACCTCGGCGGTCTGCTGCAGGTCGGCCGGCTCGCCCTTCAGCGCCACGATGCGGTAGGTGTAGTCGTGCCCGGGCTTGGCGGTCAGGTCGGACCACGTGAAGCCCTGGATCGGGTGCGCCCGGGTGGAGTACTTGGCCCCCGGCGGGAAGCCGGGGTCGGTCGCCTCGAAGGTCTTGAGACCCTCGACCCAGGAGGCCTCCTCCTCGCCGTGGTCGGTCCGGTGGATGCCGAACCCCCGCAAGCCCTGGCAGTCCGCCTGGTCCAAGTCGATGCCGAGCAGCACGACGTTGGTGCCGGCGATCGCCTGCAGCGTCAGTCCCTGGCGCTTCTTCTTTACTTTCATTCCGCGGTCCACGCTATGCCGTCGGCGGGCCGGAGGAAAGTTCCTAACTCCCCTATTTTCCGCTGCGAATGTGCTCAGCCACGCGTTGAAGTGGTTCGGTGACAAAATGAACCCATGAAAAAGCGGCGGCTGCTTGTTTTCCTGATGGTCCTGCCGGCCCTGGTCGGTGCCGGATGCTCCTCCAACGAAGAGCCCGCCAGCGACCTGCCGGAGGGCAAGGGACTGTTGACCGAAGCCGCAGATGCTCTCGACGGAGTGAACACCATGCAATTCGTCCTCAAGGTCGAGGGTGACCGGCCCTCCAACTTCCAGATCACCGACGCCGAAGGCACGATCACCCGGGAGGGGTCCGTTTCCGCCACCGCCAAGGTGCTGCAGGCGGGCACGCTGGTGGAGTACGAGTACATCGTGGTGAACAAGATCCCGTACCTGAAGGGCCCGACCGGCGGCTTCCGCCAGGTCCCCGAAGCCATTTACAGCCGGATCTTCGACCCCACCGGCCTGCTGACCGGCGAACGCAGCCTGCCGAACGCCCTGCGCGAGGTCGAAAACGCCGAAACCGAGGACACCGAGGAGATCGACGGCGTCGACACCTACCGGGTCAAGGGCGAGTTGGACCCGACGCAGGTGGAGGGCCTGTCGCTGCTGGCCTCCGGAGTCGAAGGGGAGGCCACCATCTGGGTGAACCGGGAGACCAAGGAGATGGCGCGGGCACGCGTCCCGTTCACGGTCTCGGGCACCGAGGGCGAGACCGTCGTAACCGTGTCGCTCTCCAGGTTCAACGAGCCGGCGGACATCAAAGCCCCCGTCTAGTGCAGATGTTGCCCCGCCGCCGCCTGGCCGCCGGGGTGTCGTCGGTAGCCGTTCTCCTTGCGGCGCTCGACGCCTACGTCGTCGTCACCGTCATGGTCGACGTCATGCGGGACATGGGCATCCCCATCGAGCACCCGGAGCGGGCAACCCCTATCGTCACCGCCTACCTGCTCGGCTACGTCGCTGCGATGCCGCTGCTCGGGCAGCTGTCGGACCGGGTGGGGCGGGCCCGGGTCATCCAGGGCTGCCTGCTGGCGTTTGCGGTTGGGTCGGTCATCTCTGCGGTGGCGCCGACCCTGCCGGTGCTGGTCGCCGGCCGCCTGGTCCAGGGAGCCGCCGGCGGCGCCCTGCTGCCGGTGACCTTTGCAGTGATCAGCGACCTTTGGGAGCCGCGCTCCCGGCCCCTGCCGCTGGGGCTGGTGGGGGCGTCCCAGGAGCTCGGGAGCGTCCTGGGACCGCTGTACGGCGCCGGCCTGGCGGCGCTCGCCGGGTGGCGCAGCGTCTTCTGGGTAAACCTCCCGCTGGCCGGGCTGGCGATGCTGGCCGTCCACCGCGGCCTGCCCCGGGAAAGCGGCAGGAGCGACCTGAAGGTCGACCTCGGCGGCGGGCTGCTGCTGGCGTTCAGCCTGGGGGCTCTGATCGTGGGCCTGTACAACCCGGACCCTTCGCAGTCCGTACTGCCCGACTGGGGCGTCCCGGTTCTGGCCGTGGCAGCCCTGGGCCTGGCCGCATTCTTCGTCTGGGAGCGAAGGTCGTCCAGCCGCTTGATCGACATGACCACTGTTCACACCCGCCCGTTCGCCGCGGCGCTCGGCTGCAGCTTTTTGTCCGGCGTGGCCCTGATGGCGACGCTGGTCGACGTCCCCCTGCTCGCACGCACCCTCCTCGGCGAGGACAGCCTGGGGGGAGCGCTGATCCTCTCCCGCTTCCTGGCGGCGCTGGCGCTGGCCGCGGTGGCCGGCGGGCTGCTCACACGCAGGGTCGGCGAACGCCCGGTGGCCGCCGGCGGGCTGCTGGTTGCCGCAGCCGCCTACTTCCTGATCTCCCGCTGGCCGGTGGAGATCCTGGACGCCGGGTACCGTCTGGGACCGCTGACCGTCTCCCGGATGAGCTTCGACCTGATCCTGGCGGGCCTGGGCCTGGGCCTGATCATCGCCCCGCTGGCCTCGGTCGCCCTTCGATCGTCGGCTCCGGAGCAGCACGGGGTGGTTTCGGCGACGGTGGTGGTGGCCCGGATGATGGGGATGCTGATCGGAATCGCCGCGCTGGGGGCCGCCGGCGTCTACCGGTTCCAGCAGCTGACGAAGGACGTGGCGCCGCCACTGCCCTTCGAGTTGAGCGCCGGCGAGTTCCAGAGACAGCTGGCCGCCTACGAAGAGGCGGTCAGGGCCGCGCTCCACATCGAGTACGGCGAGCTGTTCCTGATCACCTCGGTCGTATGCCTGGCGGGATCACTGGTGGCGCTTGCCCTCGGGAGCAGGCAGCCGGAAGCGGACCAGACCGCCTAGCGCCGGCGCAGCGGGGGGACCTCGAGGCCTTGGGCCGAGTCTTCAATCAGTTGCCGGAGGCGTTTGGCAACCGTTTCCGCCCGCTTGGCGCTGGTCACCCAGAAGATCGCCGACTTCCGGTACGACGGCGCAGCGGCCTGGAACCACTCCCAAGCCGCCGGGCTCGCCCGGAACTCGGCCTCCTGCTCCTCGGTCAGGGTCGCCAGGTGGCGCTGCTCGTAGGAGTAGACACCCGAGCGGGCCTCCTGGCGCTTTTCGAATGCCGCCAGGCCGGCCGGGCGCATCAGGCCCTGCTCGGTCAGCTGGGCGACCTTGGCGATGTTGATTGCGCTCCAGTTGCTCTTCGGCCGGCGGGGGGTGAAGCGGATGGTGTGGGCCTCGTCGCCCAGAGAGCGGCCCTTGCCGTCGATCCAGCCGAAGCACAGTGCCTGGTCGACCGACTCGGACCAGGTCATGGACGGCTTGCCCGCCTTCTTTTTGTAGTACCCGACCAGCACCTCGTCGGCAGTCTCGTGGTTCTCCTCCAGCCAGGTCCGGAAGTCTTCGGGCGCCGGGAAGAAGATCGGGTCCACCCGGCTACTCTTTTGCGCCGGCCAGCCGGAGCTCGCCTTCGGTCCCCGGAGCGACGTTCGCGGCTCCCGGAATCAGGCAGCGCACCACGGAGGTCGCCGGCACCAACTCCGTCCTCTCGCAATCGAAATCGGACCCGTCGAGGCGAACCGATGCTCCGACGATCAGATCCGGCAGCCCGGAGCCTGCCGGGGCGGGTGCGACCAACTCAAATCCCGGGGCCTGGATCTCCCCGACCACCCGCTCGATCTCGCTGGCGCCGTCCGGCACCCGGTTGGCTTTGATCCGGACCACGCCGTCGTGCAGGGCCCTGCCCTGCGCGATGCCCGACTCCAACTGGCGGATCTGTGCCGCCAGGATTGCCGGCGCCCGCTGGAGCTCTACCATCCGCCGCTGCGCCTCATAACGCTTCCACGCCAAAGCGGCATTCGCGTTGTCCATCAAAAGGGTCGCCTCGCTCACACTTTCCCTGAGCGCGTTCATCCGGGTCTGGTGGTGGAGCTTGCCCAGCTGTACCGCGGCTCCGTAGGCCCTCGCCTCGACAGGGTCCCCGAAAGCCTGGAGCCGGAGAAGGGTTTGTTCGGCGACCCTGATGCCTGCGGCGCCCTCCGCCTCGGCGGCGTCGAGGCGGCGCACGGCCTCCGCGCGTGCTTCAGTGGCGCGGGCGGCGGCATCCTCCTCAGGGCGAAAGTCGGGCGGAGGCGCCTGCTGAGCGTTCTTCAGTTCAAGGGCGGCTGCCTGCTCCCTAGCACGAAGCTCGTCGAGCTGTTTCGAGACCCCCTGTTTCATCTCGCGGTAGAGCGCGTCGCCCTCCTTGACCAGCGCGCCATCCTTGACCAGCCACTGGACAACGGAACGGGAGGTTATGCCGGTCAGAGGGGTCGCGGGAACCGGTTCGACGGTCCCCCTCAAAACCACCGGCCCCGCCGCCTCCCGGGTGGCTGCCACCGGAACCGGGTCTGACCCGGGATCGTCGTTGCCGGCGATTCCCACCGGCGCAGCGGTCGCCAACGCCAGGATGACCGCCCCCAGAATCGGGTACCGGCGGCGCCGTACGGCCATAAGAGCGCGCGCGATACTCACCAGCCAGGGGGGCCAAACATTTTCCCAGAATAGGCAGCGAGGCGGCAGTTGTACAGAAAGCCGGTCGCCTACCGGTGAATCGCCTCAGGAGGAAGGCTTGGGGTCGTGGACCCTTTCGTTCTCCAGCAGGCCTTTGGTGACGGCGACGAACATCCCATCGGTCCCTGCGACCTCGATCTCGGTTTCGTCCGTCTCCCCTTCTCTGACCACCAGGCCCCTGGTGGCCGAAAGCATCTCCACGGCTCCCGCCGGCACGACCAGCACGTCGTTCAGCTGCTCGACCGCCACCCTCAACTCGGCTTCCTGGCCGTCCTCGACCTCGGGACCGGCGCTGAGGAAACAGCGAACCCGGGCGTCCGATTCGCCGCCCTCCCGCTCGGTTCGGTCACATGCAAACTCGGAGGGCCCGTCGGGCAGCCGCACGGCGGCAGCGCTTATCGGATCGGGCAGCTGCGTTAGCTGATCCGGTTCGACTCGGGCCTCCATGACCAGACCGGGTGGTTGGAGCCGGCCGATCACCCGGTCGGCAGCGGTTTCCCCCGCGGGAACTTTTCTGGCGTCGATCCGAACGACGCCGCTGTGTTCGGCCGTGCCCTGGGCGATGCCCGACGACGCGCGGCGCAGTGCAGCGGTAAGAGCCGCCGCAGCCCTCCGCAACTCCGGCAGCCGGCTCTGCGGCGCAGCGCTGGGGACGGGGGCCGCCGGCTGGCCGGCGAGGGCCTCGTTCAACCGGTCGGTGGCCGCGTTTATCTGAACCCGGACCTCGTTGGATCGGTTCAACCGCTCCGTGACGGCGGCGTCCCTCGCCTGGACGGCTGCCTGGATCTCCTCTTCGGTCCCCCGCGCCCGGGCCTCGGTCAACCGTTGCTCGGCTGCGCCGACTGCGGCGTCCCCCTCCGCTTCGACGGCCTCCAGGCGCCGGACCGCCTCCGCACGCTCCTCGGTCGCCCGGGCAACGGCTCCTGCGTCTGGAATCGGGGTGGGCGAAGGGGGCGGGGGCGACGCCTCCGCTCTCCTCAGCTCCTCGATCGCCTCCTGCTCCTGCTTCCGCAGCCTTTCGAGCTCCGCAGGGTTGTCGACCCGCATCTCCCGGTAAAGCGGGTCACCCTCGTCGACCTGTTCCCCGTCCTCGACGAGCCACTCGACCTCGGAGCCCGGGGTCAGGCCGGTCAGAGGGGTGGCCGGAACAACATCGAACGCGCCCTGGAAGATGACCACGGTGGTAAGGGTTCGCCTGGTGACTGCAA
This window encodes:
- a CDS encoding MFS transporter, translating into MLPRRRLAAGVSSVAVLLAALDAYVVVTVMVDVMRDMGIPIEHPERATPIVTAYLLGYVAAMPLLGQLSDRVGRARVIQGCLLAFAVGSVISAVAPTLPVLVAGRLVQGAAGGALLPVTFAVISDLWEPRSRPLPLGLVGASQELGSVLGPLYGAGLAALAGWRSVFWVNLPLAGLAMLAVHRGLPRESGRSDLKVDLGGGLLLAFSLGALIVGLYNPDPSQSVLPDWGVPVLAVAALGLAAFFVWERRSSSRLIDMTTVHTRPFAAALGCSFLSGVALMATLVDVPLLARTLLGEDSLGGALILSRFLAALALAAVAGGLLTRRVGERPVAAGGLLVAAAAYFLISRWPVEILDAGYRLGPLTVSRMSFDLILAGLGLGLIIAPLASVALRSSAPEQHGVVSATVVVARMMGMLIGIAALGAAGVYRFQQLTKDVAPPLPFELSAGEFQRQLAAYEEAVRAALHIEYGELFLITSVVCLAGSLVALALGSRQPEADQTA
- a CDS encoding LppX_LprAFG lipoprotein: MKKRRLLVFLMVLPALVGAGCSSNEEPASDLPEGKGLLTEAADALDGVNTMQFVLKVEGDRPSNFQITDAEGTITREGSVSATAKVLQAGTLVEYEYIVVNKIPYLKGPTGGFRQVPEAIYSRIFDPTGLLTGERSLPNALREVENAETEDTEEIDGVDTYRVKGELDPTQVEGLSLLASGVEGEATIWVNRETKEMARARVPFTVSGTEGETVVTVSLSRFNEPADIKAPV
- a CDS encoding YdeI/OmpD-associated family protein, coding for MDPIFFPAPEDFRTWLEENHETADEVLVGYYKKKAGKPSMTWSESVDQALCFGWIDGKGRSLGDEAHTIRFTPRRPKSNWSAINIAKVAQLTEQGLMRPAGLAAFEKRQEARSGVYSYEQRHLATLTEEQEAEFRASPAAWEWFQAAAPSYRKSAIFWVTSAKRAETVAKRLRQLIEDSAQGLEVPPLRRR
- a CDS encoding phospholipase D-like domain-containing protein, which translates into the protein MKVKKKRQGLTLQAIAGTNVVLLGIDLDQADCQGLRGFGIHRTDHGEEEASWVEGLKTFEATDPGFPPGAKYSTRAHPIQGFTWSDLTAKPGHDYTYRIVALKGEPADLQQTAEVTVRIQTETPEGGTHDVYFNRGAGASQEYARRFGNRKPDEVGKAAFDWLSRGLYEAMTGFVDQATGPGFGLRVCAYEFHYQPFLKVLDDARKRGVDVKIVYDHRKKTPGAKNAAAVKAAGIDDLCFPRESNASELTHNKFIVLLEGGEPTSVLTGGTNFTAGGIFGHSNGVHIVQEPATAKAYHRYWDLLAADPGSKQLKPALVTEFPVPAGLPPVGTTPIFSPRDSLQALDWYISLAAGAKDGLFATFAFGMHEGFQEVYRSSKANMRYALLEKTVRPMKAGPDRDAAEKAIARLRFRPENRFAVGAHLQLNLFDRWLEERLSGLNHAVQYLHTKYMLIDPLGPDPIVVTGSANFSASSTTDNDENMLVIRGNKRVAEIYLGEFMRMYNHFAFREWAASKNAKTSDTPPSHLRMDDWWKGYFGDTERSHQRQYFVS